A window of Citrus sinensis cultivar Valencia sweet orange chromosome 7, DVS_A1.0, whole genome shotgun sequence contains these coding sequences:
- the LOC102610617 gene encoding protein LIKE COV 2, which yields MAEEKESTSIPLSQAENGGEDPEDPVKSPPTSSASSTRQACCYVLQSWISKKFMTGCVVLFPVAVTFFITWWFVQFVDGFFSPLYEHLGFDIFGLGFITSLVFVFLVGVFVSSWLGSTVFWVGEWFIKRMPFVRHLYSASKQISAAISPDQNTTAFKEVAIIRHPRVGEYAFGFITSTVTLQKDNGDEELCSVFVPTNHLYIGDIFLVSSKEIIRPNLSIREGIEIIVSGGMTMPQVISPIERVARQGERIPLNRIM from the exons ATGGcggaagaaaaagaatcaacGTCGATTCCACTGAGTCAAGCTGAGAATGGCGGCGAAGATCCCGAAGATCCAGTCAAATCTCCACCCACTTCCTCTGCTTCTTCCACTCGTCAg GCTTGCTGTTATGTTCTTCAGAGTTGGATTTCAAAGAAGTTTATGACTGGATG TGTGGTTCTTTTCCCTGTGGCGGTTACATTTTTCATTACATGGTGGTTTGTTCAGTTTGTTGATGGTTTCTTCAGTCCATTGTATGAGCACCTCGGCTTTGACATTTTTG GGCTCGGATTTATCACATCTCTGGTATTTGTATTCCTTGTTGGTGTTTTTGTTTCATCTTGGTTGGGCTCTACAGTTTTCTGGGTTGGAGAATGGTTTATTAAGCGCATGCCCTTTGTTAGGCATCTATACTCAGCCTCCAAGCAAATTAGTGCTGCAATATCTCCAG ATCAAAATACAACAGCTTTTAAAGAGGTGGCGATCATCCGTCATCCACGTGTTGGTGAATACGCATTTGGTTTTATTACATCAACAGTCACACTTCAG AAAGATAATGGAGATGAAGAGTTATGTAGTGTTTTTGTCCCAACAAACCATCTATATATTGGTGATATATTCCTGGTGAGCTCTAAGGAAATCATAAGGCCAAATCTGTCTATCCGAGAAGGCATAG AGATCATTGTTTCGGGAGGAATGACAATGCCACAAGTGATTTCTCCTATTGAAAGGGTTGCTCGTCAGGGCGAAAGAATCCCTCTGAACAGAATAATGTGA
- the LOC102610927 gene encoding uncharacterized protein LOC102610927 isoform X1: MEFDEYEYLEKTVEEQRQQKQDDDSSSKKKAKREEKSERSYRKREDSEEEEEEEKSRSGKRSRRDEDEENGSRRDRDRDRDKERHRRDRDRDRDRGRERERETERDRERSGERREKEKERERRERRDREKERERERDGERRSSSRSRRSSSQSRRSSSRSRRERERESERERELELERERERERELRERERDLEMRESRRYKEKKEVVEPEADPERDQRTVFAYQMPLKATERDVYEFFSKAGKVRDVRLIMDRNSRRSKGVGYIEFYDVMSVPMAIALSGQLLLGQPVMVKPSEAEKNLVQSNTSAGGTATGPYGAIDRKLYVGNLHFNMTETQLRKLFEPFGPVELVQLPLDTETGQCKGFGFVQFAQLEHAKAAQSALNGKLEIVGRTLKVSSVTDHVGTQDTVAKSADFDDDDGGGLALNAQSRALLMQKLDRTGIATSIAGSLGVAPAVNGSAVNQQAISLPVVGQPAVPVPAVTAPVIPNMAAEFIGSPSECLLLKNMFDPAMETDPDFDLEIQGDVEEECSKYGRVKHIYVDKRSAGFVYLRFESTEAAASAQRAMHMRWFARRLISAIFMKPEDYEAKFKS, from the exons atggaATTCGACGAGTACGAGTATTTGGAGAAGACGGTGGAGGAGCAGCGGCAGCAGAAGCAAGACGACGATTCGTCGTCGAAGAAGAAGGCGAAGCGCGAGGAGAAGAGCGAGCGGAGTTACCGAAAGCGCGAGGACAGTGAAGAGGAGGAAGAGGAGGAGAAGTCGAGGAGCGGAAAGAGGTCGCGGCGAGACGAGGATGAAGAAAATGGAAGTAGAAGAGACAGAGACAGAGATAGAGATAAGGAGCGGCACCGGAGGGATCGGGACCGGGACCGGGACCGGGGCCGGGAAAGAGAAAGGGAGACCGAGCGGGATCGTGAAAGGAGTggagagaggagagagaaggagaaggagagagagaggaggGAGAGAAGAGACAGGGagaaagagagggagagagaaagGGACGGGGAGAGGAGGAGCAGCAGCCGGTCTCGGAGGAGCAGCAGCCAGTCCCGGAGGAGTAGCAGTAGGTCCAGAagggagagggagagggagagTGAACGGGAACGGGAACTGGAACTGGAAcgggagagggagagagaaagGGAGCTTAGGGAGAGAGAGCGGGACCTCGAAATGAGAGAGAGCAG GAgatataaagaaaagaaagaagtggTGGAACCTGAAGCTGATCCGGAGAGGGACCAGAGAACTGTTTTTGCTTACCAG ATGCCACTAAAGGCGACTGAGAGAGATGTTTACGAATTCTTCTCAAAGGCAGGCAAG gtGAGGGATGTCCGGCTGATCATGGACCGGAATTCAAGGCGGTCAAAGGGAGTTGG GtatattgaattttatgatGTGATGTCAGTGCCAATGGCAATAGCTTTATCAGGTCAACTTTTACTTGGACAACCTGTAATGGTTAAACCTTCTGAAGCTGAAAAGAATCTTGTTCAATCTAATACTTCTGCTGGAGGGACTGCCACTGGACCTTATGGAGCAATTGATAGGAAACTTTATGTGGGAAATCTACACTTTAACATGACTGAGACTCAGCTTAGAAAG CTCTTTGAACCGTTTGGTCCTGTGGAGCTTGTGCAACTTCCCCTTGACACTGAGACTGGACAATGCAAGGGTTTTGGATTTGTTCAG TTTGCCCAGCTTGAACATGCAAAAGCAGCTCAAAGTGCTTTGAATGGGAAATTGGAGATTGTTGGTAGGACACTGAAG GTTTCATCTGTAACCGATCATGTTGGCACGCAAGATACTGTAGCAAAATCTGCggactttgatgatgatgatggtggtggACTG GCTTTAAATGCTCAATCAAGAGCATTGCTTATGCAGAAGCTGGATCGCACCGGTATAGCCACAAG TATTGCGGGCTCCCTTGGAGTAGCACCGGCGGTTAATGGATCAGCTGTAAATCAGCAAGCCATTAGCTTGCCTGTTGTCGGGCAACCTGCAGTTCCAGTTCCAGCTGTTACTGCTCCAGTTATACCTAATATGGCTGCTGAATTTATTGGATCTCCAAGCGAGTGTTTGTTGTTGAAGAATATGTTTGATCCTGCCATGGAG ACGGACCCAGATTTTGATCTGGAAATACAAGGAGATGTGGAAGAAGAATGTTCCAAATATGGCAGGGTGAAGCATATATATGTGGATAA AAGGAGTGCTGGTTTTGTATATCTACGGTTTGAATCTACGGAGGCAGCTGCTAGTGCTCAACGTGCAATGCATATGAGATGGTTTGCACGGAGACTGATATCAGCCATCTTTATG AAACCAGAGGATTACGAGGCCAAGTTCAAAAGCTAA
- the LOC102610927 gene encoding uncharacterized protein LOC102610927 isoform X2 yields the protein MEFDEYEYLEKTVEEQRQQKQDDDSSSKKKAKREEKSERSYRKREDSEEEEEEEKSRSGKRSRRDEDEENGSRRDRDRDRDKERHRRDRDRDRDRGRERERETERDRERSGERREKEKERERRERRDREKERERERDGERRSSSRSRRSSSQSRRSSSRSRRERERESERERELELERERERERELRERERDLEMRESRRYKEKKEVVEPEADPERDQRTVFAYQMPLKATERDVYEFFSKAGKVRDVRLIMDRNSRRSKGVGYIEFYDVMSVPMAIALSGQLLLGQPVMVKPSEAEKNLVQSNTSAGGTATGPYGAIDRKLYVGNLHFNMTETQLRKLFEPFGPVELVQLPLDTETGQCKGFGFVQFAQLEHAKAAQSALNGKLEIVGRTLKVSSVTDHVGTQDTVAKSADFDDDDGGGLALNAQSRALLMQKLDRTGIATSIAGSLGVAPAVNGSAVNQQAISLPVVGQPAVPVPAVTAPVIPNMAAEFIGSPSECLLLKNMFDPAMETDPDFDLEIQGDVEEECSKYGRVKHIYVDNHMLTCL from the exons atggaATTCGACGAGTACGAGTATTTGGAGAAGACGGTGGAGGAGCAGCGGCAGCAGAAGCAAGACGACGATTCGTCGTCGAAGAAGAAGGCGAAGCGCGAGGAGAAGAGCGAGCGGAGTTACCGAAAGCGCGAGGACAGTGAAGAGGAGGAAGAGGAGGAGAAGTCGAGGAGCGGAAAGAGGTCGCGGCGAGACGAGGATGAAGAAAATGGAAGTAGAAGAGACAGAGACAGAGATAGAGATAAGGAGCGGCACCGGAGGGATCGGGACCGGGACCGGGACCGGGGCCGGGAAAGAGAAAGGGAGACCGAGCGGGATCGTGAAAGGAGTggagagaggagagagaaggagaaggagagagagaggaggGAGAGAAGAGACAGGGagaaagagagggagagagaaagGGACGGGGAGAGGAGGAGCAGCAGCCGGTCTCGGAGGAGCAGCAGCCAGTCCCGGAGGAGTAGCAGTAGGTCCAGAagggagagggagagggagagTGAACGGGAACGGGAACTGGAACTGGAAcgggagagggagagagaaagGGAGCTTAGGGAGAGAGAGCGGGACCTCGAAATGAGAGAGAGCAG GAgatataaagaaaagaaagaagtggTGGAACCTGAAGCTGATCCGGAGAGGGACCAGAGAACTGTTTTTGCTTACCAG ATGCCACTAAAGGCGACTGAGAGAGATGTTTACGAATTCTTCTCAAAGGCAGGCAAG gtGAGGGATGTCCGGCTGATCATGGACCGGAATTCAAGGCGGTCAAAGGGAGTTGG GtatattgaattttatgatGTGATGTCAGTGCCAATGGCAATAGCTTTATCAGGTCAACTTTTACTTGGACAACCTGTAATGGTTAAACCTTCTGAAGCTGAAAAGAATCTTGTTCAATCTAATACTTCTGCTGGAGGGACTGCCACTGGACCTTATGGAGCAATTGATAGGAAACTTTATGTGGGAAATCTACACTTTAACATGACTGAGACTCAGCTTAGAAAG CTCTTTGAACCGTTTGGTCCTGTGGAGCTTGTGCAACTTCCCCTTGACACTGAGACTGGACAATGCAAGGGTTTTGGATTTGTTCAG TTTGCCCAGCTTGAACATGCAAAAGCAGCTCAAAGTGCTTTGAATGGGAAATTGGAGATTGTTGGTAGGACACTGAAG GTTTCATCTGTAACCGATCATGTTGGCACGCAAGATACTGTAGCAAAATCTGCggactttgatgatgatgatggtggtggACTG GCTTTAAATGCTCAATCAAGAGCATTGCTTATGCAGAAGCTGGATCGCACCGGTATAGCCACAAG TATTGCGGGCTCCCTTGGAGTAGCACCGGCGGTTAATGGATCAGCTGTAAATCAGCAAGCCATTAGCTTGCCTGTTGTCGGGCAACCTGCAGTTCCAGTTCCAGCTGTTACTGCTCCAGTTATACCTAATATGGCTGCTGAATTTATTGGATCTCCAAGCGAGTGTTTGTTGTTGAAGAATATGTTTGATCCTGCCATGGAG ACGGACCCAGATTTTGATCTGGAAATACAAGGAGATGTGGAAGAAGAATGTTCCAAATATGGCAGGGTGAAGCATATATATGTGGATAA CCATATGCTTACATGCCTATGA